In a genomic window of Anaerolineales bacterium:
- a CDS encoding macro domain-containing protein: MNRIVAKHELSPDRNCLLVQGNLTAEAVDAIVNAANGGLQHGGGVAAAIVRAGGTPIQEESDAWVRAHGEATHERPAVTGAGRLPCQAVIHAVGPVWGSGDEDSKLRAAVTGALEAAHERGFASIALPAVSTGIFGFPKQRGAQVIFQAIENWAAAHSQSPLCEIRVTILDQPTLDIFQREFNRRWK; this comes from the coding sequence ATGAACCGCATCGTCGCCAAGCATGAGCTTTCCCCCGACCGGAACTGCCTGCTCGTCCAGGGCAATCTCACCGCCGAGGCGGTGGACGCGATCGTCAACGCCGCCAACGGCGGGTTGCAGCACGGGGGCGGCGTGGCCGCCGCGATCGTCCGCGCCGGCGGAACCCCGATCCAGGAAGAAAGCGACGCCTGGGTGCGGGCACACGGCGAGGCGACCCACGAACGTCCGGCGGTGACCGGCGCGGGCCGCCTGCCTTGCCAGGCGGTGATCCACGCCGTCGGCCCGGTGTGGGGCTCCGGCGACGAGGATTCCAAGCTGCGCGCCGCCGTCACCGGCGCGCTCGAGGCGGCCCACGAACGCGGATTCGCCTCGATCGCGCTTCCGGCCGTCAGCACCGGAATCTTCGGCTTTCCCAAGCAGCGTGGCGCGCAGGTTATCTTCCAAGCGATCGAGAATTGGGCCGCCGCGCATTCCCAATCCCCGCTATGCGAGATCCGCGTGACAATCCTCGACCAGCCGACGCTCGATATCTTCCAACGGGAGTTCAACCGCCGGTGGAAATAA